A stretch of the Acidobacteriota bacterium genome encodes the following:
- a CDS encoding 4Fe-4S dicluster domain-containing protein — protein sequence MTQNPCILTDVTLCIGCEECVAACQKINGLEGTEVPPRPGASPDGLSASRWTTVVRRPGNRYVRKQCQHCDDPACVSVCPVGALVKTPEGPVIYDKSVCMGCRYCMLGCPFGVPHYEWSSAAPSVRKCILCYDNLKAGKVQAPACVTACPKKATIFGTREEMLAEARRRLAAEPAKYVQKIWGEREAGGTSVLLIGDISLDFLAWNENRLTGDRPLPEKTWAALWPVPLEFLGMGALMGGIYWVIDRRRRLAAERQQEPVNGEGGGHGK from the coding sequence ATGACCCAGAATCCCTGCATCCTGACGGACGTCACCCTCTGCATCGGCTGCGAGGAATGCGTCGCCGCCTGCCAGAAGATCAACGGCCTGGAGGGGACCGAGGTCCCGCCCCGTCCCGGCGCCAGCCCCGACGGGCTCTCGGCGTCCCGCTGGACCACCGTGGTGCGGCGACCCGGAAATCGGTACGTCCGCAAGCAATGCCAGCATTGCGACGATCCGGCTTGCGTCTCCGTGTGTCCCGTGGGCGCCCTCGTCAAGACCCCCGAGGGGCCCGTGATCTACGACAAGTCGGTCTGCATGGGCTGCCGCTACTGCATGCTCGGCTGTCCCTTCGGCGTGCCTCACTACGAGTGGAGCTCCGCGGCCCCGTCGGTGCGCAAGTGCATCCTGTGCTACGACAACCTGAAAGCCGGCAAGGTCCAGGCGCCCGCCTGCGTGACGGCCTGTCCCAAGAAGGCCACGATCTTCGGCACACGGGAGGAGATGCTGGCGGAGGCTCGGCGCCGGCTGGCGGCCGAACCCGCCAAGTACGTTCAGAAGATCTGGGGGGAACGCGAGGCGGGAGGCACCTCCGTGCTCCTCATCGGCGACATCTCCCTTGACTTCCTGGCCTGGAACGAGAACCGGCTGACGGGGGACAGACCTCTTCCCGAAAAGACCTGGGCGGCTCTTTGGCCGGTCCCCCTGGAATTCCTGGGCATGGGCGCCCTCATGGGAGGCATCTACTGGGTGATCGACCGCCGGCGTCGCCTCGCGGCCGAAAGACAACAGGAACCGGTGAACGGGGAGGGGGGCGGCCATGGAAAATAG